In Frondihabitans sp. PAMC 28766, a genomic segment contains:
- a CDS encoding GuaB3 family IMP dehydrogenase-related protein, which yields MTEVEIGVGKRARRAYAFDDIAVVPSRRTRDPRDVNVGWSIDAFQFETPIIAAPMDSVMSPETAIRIGQLGGLGVLDLEGVWTRYDDADAILKEIRELSDDAATTRMQEIYAAPIRPDLVTARLAEIRAAGVVVAGALSPQRTQDLYQTVVDAGVDVFVIRGTTVSAEHVSKSSEPLNLKKFIYELDVPVIVGGASTYTAALHLMRTGAAGVLVGFGGGAASTTRSTLGIHAPMATALADVAGARRDYLDESGGRYVHVIADGGLGTSGDLVKAVAVGADAVMLGAALARATDVPGGGYHWGAEAHHPELPRGRRVHVGSTGTLENILYGPTPTADGTANLMGALRRSMATTGYSDLKEFQKVEVVVAPYHPH from the coding sequence GTGACTGAGGTAGAGATCGGCGTCGGCAAGCGCGCCCGCAGAGCGTACGCATTCGACGACATCGCAGTCGTCCCGTCAAGACGCACGCGAGACCCGCGCGACGTCAACGTCGGCTGGTCGATCGACGCGTTCCAGTTCGAGACCCCGATCATCGCGGCCCCCATGGACAGCGTGATGAGCCCCGAGACGGCGATCCGCATCGGGCAGCTCGGCGGCCTCGGCGTGCTCGACCTCGAAGGCGTGTGGACGCGGTACGACGACGCCGACGCGATCCTGAAAGAGATCCGCGAGCTGTCCGACGACGCCGCGACCACCAGGATGCAAGAGATCTACGCCGCCCCCATTCGCCCCGATCTCGTGACCGCTCGTCTGGCCGAGATCCGCGCAGCGGGTGTCGTGGTCGCGGGGGCGCTCAGCCCTCAGCGCACGCAAGACCTCTACCAGACGGTGGTCGACGCCGGGGTCGACGTGTTCGTGATCCGCGGCACCACCGTCTCGGCCGAGCACGTGTCGAAGAGCAGCGAGCCGCTCAACCTGAAGAAGTTCATCTACGAGCTCGACGTGCCCGTGATCGTGGGCGGCGCCTCGACCTATACCGCCGCGCTGCACCTCATGCGCACCGGCGCCGCCGGCGTGCTCGTCGGCTTCGGCGGTGGGGCCGCCTCGACCACGCGTTCCACGCTCGGCATCCACGCGCCGATGGCGACGGCTCTCGCCGACGTCGCAGGCGCTCGGCGCGACTACCTCGACGAGTCGGGCGGGCGCTACGTGCACGTCATCGCCGACGGTGGCCTCGGCACGAGCGGCGACCTCGTCAAGGCCGTCGCTGTCGGCGCCGACGCGGTGATGCTCGGCGCGGCCCTCGCTCGCGCCACCGACGTGCCCGGCGGCGGCTACCACTGGGGCGCCGAGGCGCACCACCCCGAGCTGCCCCGAGGCCGCCGCGTGCACGTCGGCTCGACCGGCACCCTCGAGAACATCCTCTACGGCCCGACGCCGACGGCCGACGGCACCGCGAACCTCATGGGCGCCCTGCGCCGCTCAATGGCCACGACCGGCTACAGCGACCTCAAGGAGTTCCAGAAGGTCGAAGTCGTGGTGGCCCCGTACCACCCGCACTGA
- a CDS encoding cation:proton antiporter codes for MDLGEELLVLGILLLIAYVLGRLAKLIGLPTIPVYMVVGLLASPHVGFFPLSFGQNKIELIAIFGLILLLFNLGLEFDQDEFFGNVGRLVLSGGSYIFANMVVGLAFGFWLGWGTREALIVAGITATSSSAIVTKLLIELGRLANAETPMILGVTVVEDIFIAIYLAIVSVVLSGETNPVPIIGKLVVAFVFLIVMFTIARKGGALVSRLMRTRDDELFTVLFFGLAVAFAGIGELLGVTDAIGAFLIGLICGATRYRTRIETFALPMRDVFAAFFFLNFGLGLNPSLFPEVLWPVLAACLMTMLVNLGAGQFVAWLNHLGPRAGLNTSFILHNRGEFALILATLSAGAGLDARIQPFAGLYVLVMAIVGPLLASNSERIGGVLLRSRKKVADGGPPRTAASRGSEEIALMEAALAGESLPGRPDEVMSTDLDSDGTEVARPAAFDPESFDFEADDGDESDSIDDSDYDDGVPVDPAAEQAGQQSDQRATRRAEPRQRDPEY; via the coding sequence ATGGACCTGGGCGAAGAGCTCCTCGTCCTCGGCATCCTGCTGCTCATCGCCTATGTGCTCGGCCGGCTCGCCAAGCTCATCGGGTTGCCCACGATCCCCGTGTACATGGTGGTCGGGCTGCTGGCGAGCCCGCACGTCGGCTTCTTCCCGCTGAGCTTCGGGCAGAACAAGATCGAGCTCATCGCGATCTTCGGCCTGATCCTGCTGTTGTTCAACCTCGGGCTCGAGTTCGACCAGGACGAATTCTTCGGCAACGTCGGCCGCCTCGTGCTCTCGGGTGGCAGCTACATCTTCGCCAACATGGTCGTCGGGCTCGCGTTCGGCTTCTGGCTGGGCTGGGGCACGCGCGAGGCCCTGATCGTCGCGGGGATCACGGCGACGTCGTCGAGCGCGATCGTCACCAAGCTGCTCATCGAGCTCGGCCGCCTGGCGAATGCCGAGACGCCGATGATCCTGGGCGTCACCGTCGTCGAAGACATCTTCATCGCGATCTACCTCGCCATCGTCTCGGTCGTGCTGAGTGGCGAGACCAACCCGGTGCCCATCATCGGCAAGCTGGTAGTCGCATTCGTCTTCTTGATCGTCATGTTCACGATCGCGCGAAAAGGCGGGGCACTCGTCTCGCGACTGATGCGCACGCGCGACGACGAGCTCTTCACGGTTCTGTTCTTCGGTCTGGCCGTGGCATTCGCCGGCATCGGCGAGCTGCTCGGCGTGACCGACGCGATCGGTGCCTTCCTGATCGGCCTGATCTGCGGCGCCACCCGCTACCGCACGCGCATCGAGACGTTCGCGCTGCCCATGCGCGACGTCTTCGCCGCGTTCTTCTTCCTCAACTTCGGCCTGGGCCTCAACCCCAGCCTGTTCCCCGAAGTGCTCTGGCCGGTGCTCGCCGCCTGCCTGATGACGATGCTCGTCAACCTAGGGGCGGGGCAGTTCGTGGCGTGGCTCAACCACCTCGGCCCGAGGGCCGGGCTCAACACGTCGTTCATCCTGCACAACCGGGGCGAGTTCGCACTGATCCTGGCCACGCTGTCGGCCGGGGCCGGTCTCGACGCGCGCATCCAGCCGTTCGCCGGGCTCTACGTGCTCGTGATGGCCATCGTCGGGCCGCTCCTTGCCAGCAATTCCGAAAGGATTGGTGGCGTACTCTTGCGTTCGCGGAAGAAAGTCGCTGATGGCGGCCCACCCCGCACGGCTGCCTCTCGCGGAAGCGAAGAGATAGCTTTGATGGAGGCCGCACTGGCGGGCGAGAGCCTGCCGGGTCGGCCCGACGAAGTCATGTCGACCGACCTCGACTCCGACGGCACCGAGGTGGCACGCCCAGCGGCGTTCGACCCCGAGTCGTTCGATTTCGAGGCCGACGACGGCGACGAGAGCGACTCCATCGACGACAGCGACTACGACGACGGTGTCCCGGTCGACCCGGCAGCAGAGCAGGCTGGGCAGCAGTCCGACCAGCGAGCCACCCGGCGAGCCGAGCCCCGGCAGAGAGACCCCGAGTATTAG
- a CDS encoding SURF1 family cytochrome oxidase biogenesis protein produces the protein MSDTRVSDDLPETMWEVARTPKWIAALVFALALAALFAFLGHWQLDRSVESLKPAHTATETRVPLSSVQAPQKKFLDKFTGQKVSLTGTFDTKDFSVLSDRLQHEDSGYWLIGRFDYTSQNASVVVALGWSKTAAGARQAISSVPTSPTTLSIGGRYLPTEDVDDGKYEQNEATVLSIAQVINEWPDFDGGDVYNGYIVTDRTWGGMTAIYSPPPIDKATVNWLNIFYAVEWVVFAGFAIFLWYRLVRDDFERQIEEAEEAAAADRALLLDSAVSSPPSAD, from the coding sequence ATGTCCGACACACGAGTGAGCGACGACCTTCCCGAGACCATGTGGGAGGTCGCTCGCACGCCGAAGTGGATCGCAGCCCTCGTCTTCGCCCTCGCGCTGGCAGCGCTCTTCGCCTTCCTCGGTCACTGGCAGCTCGACCGAAGCGTCGAGAGCCTGAAGCCCGCACACACCGCGACGGAGACGCGCGTGCCGCTCTCGAGCGTGCAGGCGCCGCAGAAGAAGTTCCTCGACAAGTTCACCGGCCAGAAGGTGAGCCTCACCGGCACCTTCGACACGAAAGACTTCAGCGTGCTCAGCGACCGCCTGCAGCACGAAGACTCGGGCTACTGGCTCATCGGCCGGTTCGACTACACGTCGCAGAACGCCTCCGTCGTCGTCGCCCTCGGCTGGTCGAAGACCGCCGCCGGTGCGCGTCAGGCGATCTCGTCGGTGCCGACTTCACCGACCACCCTGTCGATCGGCGGCCGCTACCTCCCGACCGAAGACGTCGACGACGGCAAGTACGAGCAGAACGAGGCGACCGTCCTCTCCATTGCGCAGGTCATCAACGAGTGGCCCGACTTCGACGGCGGCGACGTGTACAACGGCTACATCGTCACCGACCGCACCTGGGGCGGCATGACCGCGATCTACTCGCCGCCGCCCATCGACAAGGCCACCGTCAACTGGCTCAACATCTTCTACGCCGTCGAGTGGGTCGTCTTCGCGGGCTTCGCGATCTTCCTCTGGTATCGCCTCGTGCGCGACGACTTCGAGCGCCAGATCGAAGAGGCCGAAGAGGCCGCGGCCGCCGATCGGGCCCTTCTCCTCGACTCCGCTGTCAGTTCGCCGCCCAGCGCCGACTAG
- a CDS encoding DUF3817 domain-containing protein — MPLKPRPRNIPKIPGAVRLYKISAYVTGVMLLLLCLEMVLKYTPLHVEFALGDPRGLLVPAGTIRHPALDLSLGILIVHGWLYVVYLFMDFRLWSIMRWNFTRFVLIALGGVIPLMSFFVEAHMAKIALSEYETLRAEREIALAAQGATA; from the coding sequence ATGCCTCTGAAGCCTCGGCCGCGCAACATCCCCAAGATCCCGGGGGCCGTGCGCCTGTACAAGATCTCCGCCTACGTCACCGGTGTGATGCTGCTTCTGCTCTGCCTCGAGATGGTGCTGAAGTACACGCCCCTGCACGTCGAGTTCGCGCTCGGCGACCCCCGTGGGCTCCTCGTGCCGGCCGGCACGATCCGCCACCCGGCGCTCGACCTGTCGCTCGGCATCCTGATCGTGCACGGCTGGCTCTACGTCGTCTACCTCTTCATGGACTTCCGGCTCTGGAGCATCATGCGCTGGAATTTCACGCGCTTCGTGCTCATCGCCCTCGGCGGTGTCATCCCGCTGATGTCGTTCTTCGTCGAGGCCCACATGGCCAAGATCGCCCTCTCCGAATATGAGACCCTCCGGGCCGAGCGCGAAATCGCCCTTGCCGCTCAGGGTGCCACCGCGTGA